Proteins encoded within one genomic window of Longimicrobium sp.:
- a CDS encoding SH3 domain-containing C40 family peptidase: MRAAVDDVQLLVQEVRDRYAPDPRTAVFEVEVEVRGDAVKFLGFTSEPDAALELHRRAAALTAWREVVDAVQVLPEAHPEEMVHALVTSAVAPMMGGPAVRSTQVSQAVLGSRLIVFRREGRWLQCKGPDGYIGWIHAGYVALKDETAARGWELGADGDVWISLGADVLADDGEVLMRLPWNARVVRDAEGLALLPDGRKGHVRGELIPLGARALGFPLDGAAVAESSARWMGVPYLWGGVTMGGVDCSGFVQALYKLHGHALPRDSDQQSRTGAEVEPGDDFANLRAGDLLFFAEEPGRCTHVAMSTGGPDIIHASLGNGGVARNDMSGRRSYERELRRIFLWARRMV, encoded by the coding sequence ATGAGGGCTGCGGTGGACGACGTGCAGCTGCTGGTGCAGGAGGTGCGCGACCGGTACGCTCCCGACCCGCGCACCGCGGTGTTCGAGGTAGAGGTGGAGGTGCGGGGCGACGCGGTGAAGTTCCTGGGGTTCACCTCCGAGCCGGACGCCGCGCTGGAGCTCCATCGCCGCGCGGCGGCGCTGACGGCGTGGCGCGAGGTGGTAGACGCCGTGCAGGTGCTCCCCGAGGCACACCCGGAAGAGATGGTGCACGCGCTGGTGACCTCGGCCGTGGCACCGATGATGGGAGGGCCGGCCGTCCGCAGCACGCAGGTGTCGCAGGCCGTGCTGGGGAGCCGGCTGATCGTCTTTCGCCGCGAGGGGCGCTGGCTGCAGTGCAAGGGCCCGGACGGCTACATCGGCTGGATCCACGCGGGCTACGTGGCGCTCAAGGACGAGACCGCGGCGCGCGGGTGGGAGCTGGGGGCGGATGGAGACGTGTGGATCTCGCTGGGCGCCGACGTGCTGGCGGATGACGGCGAGGTGCTGATGCGCCTGCCGTGGAACGCCCGCGTGGTCCGCGACGCCGAAGGGCTGGCGCTGCTGCCGGACGGCCGCAAGGGACACGTCCGGGGCGAGCTGATACCGCTCGGCGCTCGCGCCCTTGGCTTTCCCCTGGACGGTGCGGCCGTGGCGGAGTCGTCGGCCCGGTGGATGGGCGTGCCGTACCTGTGGGGCGGGGTGACGATGGGGGGCGTGGACTGCTCGGGCTTCGTGCAGGCGCTCTACAAGCTGCACGGCCACGCGCTCCCCCGCGACTCCGACCAGCAGTCGCGAACCGGCGCGGAGGTGGAGCCGGGCGACGACTTCGCCAACCTGCGCGCGGGCGACCTGCTCTTCTTCGCGGAGGAGCCCGGACGCTGTACGCACGTGGCCATGTCCACCGGCGGCCCGGACATCATCCACGCGT